A part of Aspergillus flavus chromosome 1, complete sequence genomic DNA contains:
- a CDS encoding major facilitator superfamily domain-containing protein, whose translation MTASMEMQRPHQNDDVQDATQPGKVDVDFVESTAGAIPTSYSDIVESRISKAHRDYLLERHGTLELDPIPSMDPADPYNWPSWKKLANLVLVAIHACMGTFAAAGIIPAYATIAEEYNVTVQKASYLTSLQIAILGGAPLFWKPMSNRYGRRPIFLISLMCSLVCNVGCAKSTDYASTAACRALQAFFISPASAIGSAVVMETYFKRDRAKYMGVWTLLVTLGIPLGPFIFGFVAYRAGYVWIYWVLAIVNGVQFVLYLFLGPETRYVGSNVNPNQAAWKREYLSLRRIDPTPFSWWEFVKPLTMVMYPSVMIPAAAYAMVFLLSNVLATVEVPELLQEKFELNTEQLGMQFLGPIIGSVIGEQLGGRLSDLWMNTRAKKIQRKPEPEHRLWLSYIGFICSIVGLIVFLVCTQESASGHWNVAPIIGIAIGAAGNQIVTTVLITYAVDCYPTEAASVGVCITFVRQIWGFLGPFWFPPMFESVGVAASAGVGCALLVGVSVIPTLCLHFMGRRWRPDINA comes from the exons ATGACTGCGTCAATGGAGATGCAGAGGCCTCATCAAAATGACGACGTCCAAGATGCCACTCAGCCGGGGAAAGTGGATGTGGACTTTGTAGAGAGCACGGCGGGAGCCATCCCTACAAGTTATTCCGATATCGTGGAATCTCGCATTTCAAAAGCACACAGAGACTACCTGTTGGAGCGTCACGGCACACTAGAACTCGATCCCATCCCTAGCATGGATCCAGCAGATCCGTACAACTGGCCGTCCTGGAAG AAACTGGCCAATCTAGTTTTGGTAGCTATTCACGCATGTATGGGTAcctttgctgctgctggtatCATTCCAGCTTATGCAAC GATTGCGGAGGAGTACAACGTTACCGTCCAGAAAGCGAGTTATCTGACATCGCTCCAGATCGCCATCTTGGGCGGGGCCCCGCTGTTCTGGAAGCCCATGTCTAATCGCTATGGACGTCGTCCCATCTTCCTTATCTCCCTGATGTGCAGTCTAGTATGTAATGTGGGGTGTGCAAAAAGCACAGACTATGCATCAACTGCCGCCTGTAGAGCTTTGCAAGCATTTTTCATCTCTCCAGCGTCTG CTATTGGAAGTGCTGTTGTGATGGAGACCTATTTTAAGAGAGACCGTGCCAAGTACATGGGTGTATGGACACTGTTGGTCACCTTGGGAATTCCCCTCGGTCCATTTATCTTTGGTTTTGTCGCATATCGGGCAGGCTACGTGTGGATCTACTGGGTCCTAGCAATA GTCAACGGTGTCCAGTTCGTCTTGTATCTCTTCTTGGGCCCAGAAACTCGGTATGTTGGCAGCAATGTCAACCCCAACCAAGCTGCGTGGAAGAGAGAGTATCTTTCACTCCGTCGAATCGACCCGACTCCCTTCTCGTGGTGGGAGTTCGTTAAGCCTCTTACCATGGTTATGTATCCCTCTGTTATGATCCCAGCCGCGGCGTACGCAATGGTTTTCTTATTGAGCAACGTGTTGGCGACCGTTGAAGTACCAGAACTACTCCAGGAAAAGTTCGAGCTGAACACCGAGCAACTCGGTATGCAGTTCCTGGGTCCCATTATCGGCTCCGTCATTGGCGAGCAATTAGGAGGTAGACTATCGGACCTCTGGATGAACACACGAGCAAAGAAGATCCAGCGGAAACCCGAGCCAGAGCACCGTCTGTGGCTCAGCTACATTGGCTTCATCTGTTCCATTGTAGGTCTGATCGTCTTCCTGGTGTGCACTCAGGAATCTGCATCAGGCCACTGGAACGTAGCACCTATCATCGGTATCGCTATTGGAGCTGCCGGCAACCAGATTGTAACCACCGTCCTTATCACGTACGCCGTGGACTGCTATCCCACCGAAGCTGCCAGTGTCGGAGTGTGTATCACGTTCGTTCGACAGATCTGGGGTTTCTTAGGGCCGTTTTG GTTTCCGCCTATGTTTGAATCGGTCGGTGTGGCCGCAAGTGCGGGTGTTGGGTGCGCTCTCCTCGTGGGTGTCAGTGTTATTCCGACTCTCTGCCTCCACTTCATGGGTCGGAGATGGCGTCCAGATATCAATGCATGA
- a CDS encoding C2H2 type zinc finger domain protein — protein MNVAPLKLYDWEADQGINTQDTGAKPFVCKECRRPFARQDALARHEKLHVRAAANTKPSRGQHVHEIPQPTSLEALPPWDTTKAPVDAASTVPAPSQTWDTSQPEQNSGLQHAASDLDFTLIWPDSESLFQSIMSSDTTDQWQMPLGALPFPPVVQDVNSMSFGSPNSFDDRSSSIGTIPSGGSHQAVRDVTEMVASSSSSVTAAIKATSITSVFLDECLHMFFVRFIPTFPILHRATFVFRECTHPLLLNAMALGSLYLGPKDAVAKGEALWRLAHTAVATSWQSLITHRGPYDACKGVQLLITALLGQIYGALSKNRLIRTTSQVFRPLGFLWARHCGMLDSEPFSVESLPFPNASMEEKERQWRTWAAREIQQRALLAYHVLDGLVAQMSGDGTSTRHVANPLILPSSEAAFDASNVDEWLAHMRSQRFDQPSFRLVFRSLFPPVSSFRPLDYQLSAFSLRVILEGLQSLVSDSDESDLVAVGVPGRSDVRRALAQVHETVSMSIHLSAEERLEVLLRWHTICLDTMINSTVLCRHVCSCYDIAQHVSGGSRTVKPGFDMTKWVYTPDARRALLHAIAIQDIIEQLPRGRAHVIHMPSSLFAAVTIYVVFSLAGVATIHLPRTIAWQDALLSHADLNIGCDSSRASTGSETRRFVEEGHTDSPPGLGAVRNLLYEMNSMQKLFRCLISQWGIAHDMEEIVNQWITLCH, from the exons ATGAACGTTGCC CCCCTAAAGCTATACGATTGGGAAGCTGACCAGGGTATCAATACTCAAGATACGGGAGCCAAGCCATTCGTTTGCAAAGAATGTCGTCGACCTTTCGCCCGCCAAGACGCTCTTGCGCGCCATGAGAAATTACACGTTCGTGCTGCAGCCAACACTAAGCCCTCTCGAGGGCAGCATGTACACGAGATCCCCCAGCCAACTTCTCTCGAGGCTCTCCCGCCATGGGACACCACGAAAGCCCCCGTAGATGCCGCTTCAACAGTGCCTGCACCAAGTCAGACATGGGATACTTCACAGCCCGAACAAAACTCTGGCTTGCAACATGCAGCTTCCGATCTTGATTTTACGCTGATATGGCCCGATTCAGAGAGCCTGTTCCAAAGTATCATGTCATCAGACACAACAGATCAATGGCAGATGCCTTTGGGAGCACTGCCATTCCCACCCGTAGTCCAAGATGTGAACTCAATGAGCTTTGGGTCCCCGAATTCGTTCGACGATCGTAGCTCGTCAATAGGCACAATCCCTTCGGGTGGTAGTCACCAGGCTGTACGAGATGTCACAGAAATGGTGGCAAGCTCT TCCTCCAGTGTGACAGCGGCAATCAAAGCAACGTCAATCACATCTGTGTTTCTGGATGAATGCTTGCACATGTTTTTTGTACGGTTCATTCCAACATTCCCCATCTTACATCGGGCTACGTTCGTTTTTCGGGAGTGCACCCATCCACTTCTTCTAAATGCGATGGCTTTGGGTTCCTTGTACCTGGGCCCAAAAGATGCAGTTGCAAAA GGGGAAGCGTTATGGCGGCTGGCACATACTGCTGTTGCTACCTCG TGGCAATCGTTAATCACGCATCGTGGCCCCTATGATGCATGTAAAGGCGTCCAGCTTCTTATCACTGCCCTCCTCGGTCAGATATATGGTGCCCTATCCAAG AATAGACTCATTCGCACCACGAGTCAAGTCTTCCGTCCACTCGGATTCCTCTGGGCCCGGCATTGCGGCATGTTAGATAGCGAACCCTTTTCCGTGGAGAGCTTGCCATTCCCCAACGCAtcaatggaagagaaagagcgTCAATGGCGAACATGGGCTGCACGAGAGATCCAACAGCGTGCATTGCTTGCGTATCATGTTCTTGACGGTCTTGTTGCACAGATGTCAGGTGACGGTACATCGACGCGCCATGTTGCTAATCCCCTTATTCTCCCTAGCAGTGAAGCTGCATTTGATGCCAGCAACGTGGATGAATGGCTGGCACATATGCGCTCTCAACGGTTCGACCAACCATCCTTTCGATTGGTCTTCcgttctcttttccctccaGTTAGTAGCTTTCGGCCTCTGGATTATCAGCTTTCTGCCTTCTCCCTTCGGGTCATTCTTGAAGGCCTACAGTCTCTGGTATCAGACTCGGACGAGAGTGACCTTGTAGCTGTGGGTGTCCCAGGGCGTTCGGATGTGAGAAGAGCTCTGGCTCAAGTGCATGAGACCGTCTCCATGAGCATTCACCTTTCCGCCGAAGAACGGCTCGAAGTTCTTCTCCGTTGGCATACTATATGCCTCGATACTATGATTAACTCGACCGTTCTTTGTAGGCATGTCTGTTCCTGCTACGACATTGCGCAACATGTATCCGGAGGCTCTCGAACAGTTAAGCCCGGGTTTGATATGACGAAGTGGGTCTACACGCCTGATGCACGTCGTGCTTTGCTGCATGCTATTGCGATTCAGGATATCATCGAACAACTTCCACGAGGACGAGCTCATGTAATTCATATGCCAAGCTCCCTCTTCGCGGCAGTGACAATCTATGTCGTGTTCTCGCTCGCCGGAGTGGCAACAATCCACCTCCCACGGACTATTGCTTGGCAGGACGCGCTTCTTTCGCATGCCGATTTGAACATAGGTTGTGACAGTAGTCGGGCATCTACTGGCTCCGAAACAAGGCGCTTTGTTGAAGAAGGCCACACAGACTCACCACCTGGACTAGGAGCCGTGAGGAACCTGCTTTATGAGATGAATTCAATGCAGAAGCTGTTCCGCTGTCTCATATCTCAGTGGGGCATTGCCCACGATATGGAAGAGATCGTTAACCAGTGGATTACCCTGTGTCATTAG
- a CDS encoding thioesterase-like superfamily-domain-containing protein: MLSAAQKLNALEFGEERFPDPIHVFVQFLHMVSPGQVVVTCKHLRVSSRQCVVRVEVARTTASGKPSTPATVGIVTCANISKEEGLTQHSKPAFAVPLPNRRTECVKIDDPVVDSTPVTSKLNWVSPKAANGLWGHRVGGHHREVWVSFRDGSNISDLLHLALLSDMPLQPPATHQAGFYFKYALSTLCMTVEFKKRPDPSTQWVMIRSNSHLVANGRYDVNIQILDEEGNILALSNHVVYVSELRTRGKGAKL; the protein is encoded by the exons ATGCTTTCCGCCGCACAAAAGTTGAACGCCCTTGAATTTGGCGAAGAACGGTTTCCCGACCCCATCCATGTCTTCGTGCAGTTTCTGCACATGGTTTCTCCTGGACAGGTGGTGGTGACCTGCAAACACCTCCGGGTCTCTTCTCGGCAGTGCGTGGTAAGGGTAGAAGTAGCGAGAACTACAGCGTCCGGGAAACCAAGTACTCCTGCTACCGTGGGGATCGTTACATGCGCCAACATCTCGAAAGAGGAAGGCCTTACGCAACACAGTAAGCCGGCTTTCGCTGTCCCACTTCCGAACCGACGCACCGAGTGTGTCAAGATTGACGACCCCGTGGTCGACTCAACCCCAGTGACGAGTAAACTGAATTGGGTTTCACCGAAAGCAGCCAATGGCCTTTGGGGCCACCGTGTCGGGGGTCATCACCGCGAGGTGTGGGTGTCATTCCGCGATGGCTCTAACATCTccgaccttcttcatctggctTTGTTGTCAGACATG CCGTTGCAACCTCCTGCAACGCACCAAGCAGGATTCTACTTCAAGTATGCGTTATCCACCCTGTGTATGACAGTAGAATTCAAAAAGCGTCCAGACCCATCTACGCAGTGGGTCATGATTCGGTCAAACTCGCATTTGGTTGCCAATGGCCGGTACGACGTCAACATCCAGATTCTCGATGAAGAAGGTAATATTCTTGCGTTGAGTAACCATGTAGTATATGTTTCGGAGCTTCGAACCCGTGGCAAGGGAGCAAAATTATGA
- a CDS encoding Cyanovirin-N produces the protein MFQDSARDVRVEDNRFLAAELRQTDGNWRFARVDLNEHIGNENGHFQWGGRNFSETARNVHFGFEGGAHVPVLRAELRTPAGTWEPRDVNLDERVFNNNGHFEFQY, from the exons ATGTTCCAGGATTCAGCTCGCGACGTTCGTGTCGAGGACAACAGATTCTTGGCTGCTGAACTCAGACAGACTGACGGTAACTGGCGTTTCGCGCGAGTAGATCTAAATGAGCATATCGGAAACGAGAATG GCCACTTTCAATGGGGTGGAAGGAACTTCTCCGAGACTGCCAGAAACGTTCACTTCGGGTTCGAGGGCGGTGCACATGTCCCTGTGCTCCGCGCCGAATTGCGCACCCCGGCTGGTACATGGGAGCCGCGCGATGTCAACCTTGACGAACGTGTCTTCAATAACAATGGACACTTTGAGTTCCAGTACTAA